Part of the Strigops habroptila isolate Jane chromosome 22, bStrHab1.2.pri, whole genome shotgun sequence genome, GTGGCTATGAGATTTAGGATCACTACTCTTTGTCGTATTCCAGTGAGCAACATCCCAAAGCTTTCAGCTCCTGGGATGAGGAGACTGAGCCAGCCAGGCTAACTTGACATACGATCACCTTCAGAAGAGGACTTGTGATTCTTTTTGTCACCATTATACCTTTTAATGAGTTTGTTTTCAAACCCACATACTTCCCTTATGGTCAATAGGTAATTATTCCTATaaaggaagatgtttttttACATTTCGATACTGTAGTAGTATGTCTCTCTGTGTGCATCGGTAAGAACATTGGGGAAAGACTGTTGAATCTCAAGGGATAGGAGAGCTTCAACCAATAGTGTCACTAGTGGGGGCCATCACATGCCTAAGAACATCCAGTAACTGATTACTGGAATGGGGTTTTTAACGTGTCATTTTGTGGAAAgacttatttgtattttaagtgaAGTACATCAGTTTGTGACACCAAGGTGAGGAGGTTTGAGAAGTTCATTAGTAATCTTGGTAACAAACTGTAAACGCTGATCATGTTCAAATAGTGTCCCATACCTTCACATTTTCTGATAATGCATCATTTGCATGTCTGAGCCATTGATGAAAATATGGTGTAGACTTTGAAGACTATTGTTCTTCAGAAGTGTACAATCAGCATTTATTTCCCAGGAGATCTTCTTGAAGATACTCACATTTCAGAGATCATTTGCATGTCTCTAGCTAAGTGatttaaacatttgctttcaaaagaggaaaaaagaacaagaatatTATGAACTGCTGTAAGTAGCTACCATTAATTTGGAGTATAATTTTGTATAATAGTGCAAGACACAGTaggggaaaataataatttaatgaCAAATGTAAAACTGTTTGGCGTCTTTCATGACCCCGTAGGTAAACTTGTGCAAGACTTTCAGTGCCAGTGTCTTTGACTAGGCTAAAATTCACATGCGTCCTCAATCTGATCTCAATTGTTTTCCTGGAGTTTGATGTAAGAAGAAAGCTAAAACTACAGACTCCTTAGATTAAGGACTTTGACACTCATTTCCCAAATTGAAAAGCTGTGTCTCAAATTCCTTCACGGAAGTATAGTAGTTTAATATTAAATGAATAGATCAGACTGCTATACTCTTTCATTGTTGTCTCCTGAGTCAAGGAAGTAAAACATGTTCCCTCAAATAATCTGTTTCCCAGTAAGTGCCTTGGAGACTGGAAAAGTGTAATCAGCTCTACTAAGTGCTGTCTGTAACAATCTTATTTGCTGAATTTGTGCAGCTGTCTGGCTGTTTGAGACGAATTTGACAAAACTACAGTCCAATGGTCAGAAATGGTAACTTCTGGTCTTTTCAGAAAGGGATGTGTCAAAAACTTTTGCTCTCCATGAAGACAGAAAGGGGATTTCACAGGAGAGTTCACATGTGTCTTTATTACGTGTATTCATCTGTGTCAAATTATGTACATTTCATATACTGTCCTTAGgatgcaaaataatttctttagtAACTCAGATGAATCAGCTGATCTGACCAGGAATTAACTGGGCTTGTAAGATCTTAAGATAAAATAAACATCTCTAGTGGAATGCATACATTATGGTGAGGAAATTAAATCAAGGCAATAAATACaaacaatgaggaaaaagtaaatCGTCAGCTGGGAATATTTTGCATACAAGTCTTCAGCGATTGGATGGTAAACAGCTACATACAATTATGTCTCAGGTCCTCAGGCACTCTTGGAAACAGTATAAAAGCCAGCACAGAGAGAGGTGCTGCcattcacttctgcttttttctccttggtgAAAAGGTAAGTCTGAATCTGCTGTGTATCTTTCAATGTCCTGAATTGTTGCCTCCATCTTACTTGATTTTTACAGTCTTATCTATAGTAGTCGAAGGTTTATGATCTTtatcagtgtgtgtgtgtgtgtgacctCTGAGTAGCTCTTTCTCTAAAAAAGGGTAGCTCTTTGAAGGGTGGCAATTGCTGGCCACAGGTCTTCAGACTCATTGTTCATTTGTATCACTGGATCATTCAGTTCCAAGATGTTCAGATCTCATTGCTCAGCAGCTAGAAGTGAATGTGGAGAATCTGTACAGAGATTTTGGCTTTCTCAGAGCTTTTTCTGATAATAAATAAGATAGATAAGTGGGctcagattttcaaaagtgtGCTGAACACTTGAAAAGTACATCCCTTCTCGCACCAGGATACTGTGAAAATAAGGTTTCTCCTAGCCATATCATACAGGAGATCATAAATCTTGTCCCTTGCTTCCCACATGTTGCAGGGCTGCACACATCCTGAAGGAGTGTTGTGGGAAATGAGCTATCAAAGGCTGCTTAGGAGCAGGTAGAGCTACCCCTTCAGCTGTCCTCTGTAGCACGCAGGAGTGTGGGTTTCACTGAAGTCTCCTTTGAACCTTAGACAAATACATTATTCCATTCTCCATATAGTCTCTTGCACCCTCCATCATCTTAGCAGCTTAATTTCATGACTATAATTACAActtctttcttgtatttatttccttccctgtgTTACAGACGGTTCCACCCTGCAAACATGTCCTGCTACGACCTGTGTGCTCCCACCTCCTGTGGCCCAACCCCACTGGCAAATAGCTGCAACgagccctgtgtcaggcagtgccaAGACTCCACGTACGTGATCCAACCCTCTCCTGTAGTGGTGACCCTGCCCGgacccatcctcagctccttcccacaaAATACCACGGTGGGATCCTCAGCATCTGCAGCTGTAGGGGATGCTCTCAAtgctgggggggtccccatcTCCTCCGGCAGCTCCTTGGGACTTGGGAGCCTTGGATATTCGGGTCTAGGTGGCCTTTATGGGAGGTCCTACCGTCGTTACAACCGGTGTGGGCCTTGATAaagccttggggaaaaaaaatcaaaggaacaACCAGAAGATTACAAGTGTGATCTGGATGCGGGACTGAGTTCATGACTATGGCCATATGCTTGCTGACCACCCTCAGCTTTCCCCTGAGCTACTGGGACTGCAGGAGCTTGGCATTGCTGATTGAATGCCTTTGCTATCAATGAGGTGAAAAATGTAACTTCTATTGTTGCATGTAGGAGTTGGGTGTCCAGCTGTAAAGCATTGCCTTGAAATGGATGATTAGTTTTATCCAGATTCAGCCCTACTGCTTTCTTAtgctgtacattttttttttttaattccacttaTTAAATTTATGGTGCATCATAATATGTATCTTGCAATGTTCTTCCTCTTTGGAGCCTTCTCTTGGAGGCGCAAGCAAAGAAATTTGCTTGTGCACAAATTGTCAGTACCAGGCACATCATCATTCAAATCTTGCCCTACCAACTAGTAAGGAGGTAAGCACAGGTAAAAGTAAGCAATGAGTAATATCCCTTCTTTTACAGGGTCTATTTTCATTTAGTCACACTTCTCTaagtacaatacaaaactataATTCCTGGCTAACAATGAATGAGGGGAAAGAGGTGCGAAAGCTAATGCTGTCTTACAGGAAATATATGGTTTCATTGTTTGGAATTCCAATTCTTTGGAGATCATAAAATCCCAGCAATCTTTAGTATTATTTTCATACTCACTTTTTGTATTATGAAGATTTTGCTAATAACAAAGAATGGCAGTTAATATCACGAAGaacatttaaatttctttttatttaaatatcttaaatatcataagaaaaaaatatgtatgattCTTCCTTTGTTGGATGCTAGTTTAGGAATGCTGCAATTAGGTGGAATTGGTTGCTAAATTAAGTGGTGGCTTGGGGGCTTTTAGGGTGTCACCAGAAGTCCTCAGAGCTAAAACAATTACCCTGCCTGTTCTGAACCTTGAAGATAATGACTGTTAAATTGTTAAGCAAACATTCATTAGCACAATGCTGCTGATGCCTTAAGGATCCCAATTAAATTTTCATTCCACATTTTATAGAGTGATTGAGCAGGGTAGATAGATAAGTTAACTCTGTATACCAAGGAGTTTTGCTCCTGGAGCAGGCTGAggaacaaatgaaaaccagagaagTTCTTATGCAACACCACAGGGATTTAATGTGAAGGAGAAACCAGCCATTCACAGAGAATCAAGGCAATACAAGGGGAATACAAGTCTGATGCAGGTATCATGCTCTGGTACCACCACTCTGTGCAGGACCCACGGGACGGCCAAGGTGATAGAGGGATGTAGGAGATACCCGGGCTCAGCTATGCAGCCATGGCACACCGTAGCACAGGGCAGTGGGCTGATGGGCATACACAGCCTCCTCAAGTCCCATGCCGGGGCACCTGATGCATGCTGCTGGTCCCCATGCCTCTTGCTCCACATCCTGGTGCCATGGTCCTTGCTTCAGGGCTGTTGCTGGTTCTAGGCACCATCCTGTGGGCTTTAGaaagccctgcagctcccacgGCGGGACCTGGCCAACCTCTGGGTGCCTGGGAGGTAATAGCCAGTGCCACAGGAGGAGAAGCCAGAGCTGTAGGACCTCCCACAGCTGCCAAAGCCACTGGACCCGTATTGGCCACCATAGCCCAGGGAGCCCCCATAGCCCAAGTCAGCTCCACAACCTAGGGAATGGCCATACCCAAGTGAGCCTCCATAGCCTCCCAAGCCAAAGGAGCCCCCATAGCCCCGGGAGCCCCCATAACCCTGGGAGCTACCATAGCCCCCCCCAACCAAAAGAGCCCTCATTGCCCCGGGAGCCTCCATAGCCCCCCAGACCAAAGGAACCCCCATAGCCTCCCAAGCCCAGGGAGCTCCCATAGCCCAAGGAGCCTCCATAGCCCCCCAAACCCAGAGAGCTCCCATAGCCCCTGGAGCTTTGGGAACTGAAGGACCTCCCCAACAGGGCTGGGCCTGATGATCCCACAATGCTCTCCTGAGGAAAAGAGCTGAGTATGGGGCCTGGGAGTGTCACCACAGCCGGCGGGGGGAAGATCACTGCTCTGGAGTCAGGACATTGCTGTACACAGGGCTCATTGTAGCTCTCGGCAATGGGCTGAGGGCAGGTCACCTCACAGGGTCTGCAGGACTCACTGTAGCAAGACATCCTTCTGGTGTTGGCTCTGAGCCTGCAATGCAGAGTAGTAAGCTGGTTTTAGAGGCAGAAATATTCACCTGACTCTAGAAGCAGACATCTAATGTCATGTATAGTGAATGCCACTTGATATCAACTTCTCTTGCTTGTAGCATGATGAATCTAATTTATTaagaaaagctgaaacacaCTGAAGTTTGGTAATGTGTTTACAGCATGTTAATAAAAGAGGTGTCAGATATAGGCAGCTATTTCTGTAGTTTCATATTGATACCCCAGTAGCATCCAGCTTCCAAACAGGAATATTTACCCTTATGGTGCAAGTACTACTACAAGATTGTAGATACTATGAtcactttgttattttttaaatttataaggCTACAAGCTACAAGCTCCTGAATTGGAACTAAAATGAGTGGGAAATGGTTATTTCAAGTGGCATAGTAAAACTTCCCATTTTGTTCTAAGAATAACACCTGTCTCCCACAGTTCTCTACCCTGTCAATCCATAGCATCATGTAGAATTTAGCATCAACAGAAAAGAGCCTGAGAAGGATAGATTGAACCAAATCAGACTTACCCTATTTACCAAGGAGACTAAACCAGGAGATGTGAATGGAGAGGCTCAGAGTAGGCACAGCTTTTATACCTTTCTCAAACTGCTTACAAATATGAAACACCCTTTGTGCCTCAGGACCTACCCAGTAAGAAAACAACCTTCCCGTTGAGGGATTTAATTTTGCTGGCTTTGCATTGCCACTCCCCACCTTCCAAAACAAGTGTGATACAATGCCAGTACTAAGTTGTGGGCATTGATCTGGTGAATGATGACATCTTTCAGACATCTAAtacccagcaccagcactgggcCTCTGCTGTTTTTAGGATCAATGAGTAAGGATCAGTTAAAGTCATCTGTCTTTTAAGAATAGTGCCATTTAAGTGAATTCTGTGAAAAGTTGGataaaaagcaggagaagggTAATACAAAGAGGTTTAGAAACATGGGGTTTTAAACATCTGTATTTGCAGATCAAATATTATTAATTACTTGTGAATTACAAGGTGGATTCCAttgttatttttactgctgtctTTGGAATGTCATTGGGGCAGTGACACTTCACTTATATTCCAGATCCTTCTAGGAATGATAAGAGGCTTTACAAACACCTACTAAAAATTCATATTTGATGTGTTGTACCATGATTATACACAACATGCAATGATCAGCACAAATCTTGTGCAAGAGCATCAATCTGGGGATGTGTGAATGAAGCGATGTGCTGTTAGGTACAGCTTCATGCATATGAGAGTCATACAGAGGTGAGAGCAAGTGATCTGGAGAGTCTAAAAGTAGAGATTTTAGAACATCAATCTGAGACCCCTTGTTTTTCAGAACATGGGAAAATAGCCAGTTAAGCCTGAAAATTCAGataattgttatttttcctctatAGAATTTAAGGCAATAGACATTTCAGGCATAGTAGCAAAATACTGGCTTGTAAAGGGAGGTGAAGCTACTATCTATAGTTGGTTGCACTGACATAGCATAATCTCCCCAAACATACTCATACTTAGTAAAATAAAGAACTTAATCATTGATTTGAATGATAATCACATCATTGCTAGTATCGAAGTTATAAATCACAGTCTGATGGGGAATCGAAAGTAGTGACATTGGCtggagtatttttaaatgatgctGTTTCATAACCAAGGCACTTCTAAATCCTGCCTTTATTTAATATGATAATTACATAAATTGCAAGCACTAACTATTAATGAGTATTTGTGAAGCAGTTTCAAGTCATTATCTTTCAGGTGCCTCATTATTATCAGCAAATCCTGATGACACTTCAAATACACAACTATCTTATGATTTAAAGGTAATTTATAGCCTATCTTTTGCAATATTGTAAAATTAGAAAACAACAGGTTTGCAAATAACTGTATGATGCCACAGACTTATCTCATTAAAATATATCCCTTTTTAATACCATTTTATTCATTGCCCACTTCTTCTTAAGACTTGCccacttcatttttattcattgcCCACTTCTTCTTAAGACTTGCccacttcttttttattcttctcccACTCTTTGCGGGAGGGGGAGAAAATTAGGgttgttttgaaatgtatttctaacAGAACTTTTAGGAGTTCTAGAACGGGCTGGATGGCCACGCGCAtagagttgtggtaaatggctcaatatgtccagttggagaacagtaatgagtggtgtccctcagggattggtgttgggacctgtcttgttcaacatctttgtcagtggcatggacagtgggattgagtgcgccctcagcaagtttgccgatgacaccaagctgtgtggttcggttgatatgctggaggcaagggatgtcatccagagggacctcgacatgcttgtgaggtgagCTGATGCTGACCTTGTGATGATTAACCaagtcaagtgcaaggtcctacacctgggttggggcaatcccaggcacagctacaggctgggcagagaatagattcagagcagccctgcagagaaggacttgggggtgttggttgatgagaagcttaacatgagccggcagtgtgcgcttgcagcccagaaagccaaccgtctcctgggttgcatcaaaagaagtgtgaccagcaggtcgaaggaggtgatcctgcccctctactctgctcttgtgagacctcacttggagtattgtgtacagttctggtgtcctcaacataaaaaggacatggagctgttggagcaagtccagaggagggccacgaggatgataagggggctggagcacctcctgtatgaagacaggctgaggaagttggggatgttcagcct contains:
- the LOC115602721 gene encoding scale keratin-like; this encodes MSCYSESCRPCEVTCPQPIAESYNEPCVQQCPDSRAVIFPPPAVVTLPGPILSSFPQESIVGSSGPALLGRSFSSQSSRGYGSSLGLGGYGGSLGYGSSLGLGGYGGSWGYGSSQGYGGSRGYGGSFGLGGYGGSLGYGHSLGCGADLGYGGSLGYGGQYGSSGFGSCGRSYSSGFSSCGTGYYLPGTQRLARSRRGSCRAF